In a single window of the Thermus amyloliquefaciens genome:
- a CDS encoding aminotransferase class IV, with translation MRRVLLKGEPFSEPLPEGFLYHGLSVFTTLRVEGGEALWLEDHLHRLRRHALALGLPYPGDGVFLKDLEALKKELSPFPCLRLRFTVGEGVWLSEARPYTPLPLAAYQEGVRVLLTPYRVHPDLCRFKTGNYLPYRLAQREAEGQGAFEGLLQDGEGYVVDGSRTSPLLYRDGVLLLLEGGLEGITRRKVAEAARELGLRVQEARLYPWELPLAEPPPLPPRLALRRGREGEGVRGTLLLAGSGVGLLPVGPLPEALAPLVERFLPACYTE, from the coding sequence CTGAGGCGGGTCCTCCTGAAGGGGGAGCCCTTCAGCGAGCCCCTTCCGGAAGGGTTTTTGTACCACGGGCTGAGCGTCTTCACCACCTTGCGGGTGGAGGGCGGGGAGGCCCTGTGGCTGGAGGACCACCTCCACCGCCTGCGCCGGCACGCCTTGGCCTTGGGGCTTCCCTATCCGGGGGATGGGGTGTTCCTGAAGGACCTCGAGGCCCTTAAAAAGGAGCTTTCCCCCTTCCCCTGCCTTCGCCTCCGTTTCACCGTGGGGGAGGGGGTTTGGCTTTCCGAGGCCCGGCCCTATACCCCTCTTCCCTTGGCCGCCTACCAAGAGGGGGTGCGGGTTCTCCTGACCCCCTACCGGGTGCATCCGGACCTGTGCCGCTTCAAGACCGGGAACTACCTGCCCTACCGCCTGGCCCAGAGGGAGGCGGAGGGTCAGGGGGCCTTCGAGGGGCTTTTGCAGGATGGGGAGGGCTACGTGGTGGACGGAAGCCGCACCAGCCCCCTCCTCTACCGGGATGGGGTGCTCTTGCTGTTGGAGGGGGGCCTCGAGGGCATCACCCGCAGGAAGGTGGCCGAGGCCGCCCGGGAACTGGGCCTTCGGGTGCAGGAGGCGCGCCTTTACCCCTGGGAGCTCCCCCTGGCCGAGCCGCCACCCCTTCCCCCGAGGCTGGCCCTGCGCCGTGGCCGGGAGGGGGAAGGGGTTAGGGGAACCCTGCTCCTGGCGGGAAGCGGGGTGGGGCTTTTGCCCGTGGGGCCGCTTCCCGAGGCCTTGGCCCCCTTGGTGGAGCGCTTCCTTCCCGCCTGCTATACTGAATAG
- a CDS encoding WD40/YVTN/BNR-like repeat-containing protein: protein MLEASQIPGLALRGLAAGWSVRSTPLLHVSWQGDRFVATGWHGLLLESPDGLSWRQVATPTLEALTASALGDGRQVVVGGKATVLQGAPGGPLEAAKVGDTRGLWGVAYGRGRYVAVGMEGLVLTSEDGAAWEPVPLGMDGNLWDVAYAQGRFVAVGDHVILVSQDGKRFRALSAPDILNAVAFAQGLWVAVGWGGLILTSPDGQSWHPQVSGTWKGLFSVAHSGRLWVAVGEQGTVLTSPDGIRWHKAVLEGAPFLTGVAWNGSRFVAVGWGLALYTSEEGFTWKPVHPGTGQQLWSVAFGPQGFVAVGHEGPMGVVLFSPEGTAWTLEARTPAWLLGVGWGGKGYVAVGEGILLSSADGKEWWQREIPVRKRLFGVAYGEDRFVAVGEALLLSRDGKAWEAFPLPEEETLLGVAHGQGTFLAAGERGSLYASKDGLRWEKVLSLGRPWLKGLAFGRGRFLASGHGSVLVARKGWDWEEANTRHLPKHLPSVAHGDGRFALVGHPSPGEGLVAFSEDGLTWDEAHPLGNEPEGIAHGGGRFVVVGNCGTLLTRP, encoded by the coding sequence ATGTTGGAGGCCTCGCAGATCCCTGGTTTGGCCTTGCGAGGGCTTGCCGCGGGCTGGTCGGTGCGCTCAACCCCCTTGCTGCACGTTTCCTGGCAGGGGGACCGCTTTGTGGCCACCGGCTGGCACGGCCTCCTCCTGGAAAGCCCGGACGGCCTCTCCTGGCGCCAGGTGGCCACACCCACCCTCGAGGCCCTCACCGCCTCGGCCCTGGGGGATGGGCGGCAGGTGGTGGTGGGGGGCAAGGCCACGGTTTTGCAGGGAGCCCCTGGGGGTCCCCTGGAGGCGGCAAAGGTGGGGGACACCAGGGGTCTTTGGGGCGTGGCCTATGGGAGGGGGCGCTACGTGGCCGTGGGCATGGAAGGGCTGGTGCTGACCTCCGAGGACGGCGCGGCCTGGGAACCCGTACCCCTGGGGATGGATGGCAACCTCTGGGACGTGGCCTATGCCCAAGGCCGCTTCGTGGCGGTGGGCGACCACGTCATCCTGGTTTCCCAAGACGGGAAGCGCTTTAGGGCGCTCTCGGCCCCGGACATCCTCAACGCCGTAGCCTTCGCCCAAGGCCTCTGGGTGGCCGTAGGCTGGGGCGGCCTCATCCTCACCTCGCCAGACGGGCAGAGTTGGCACCCCCAGGTTTCGGGCACATGGAAAGGCCTCTTCAGCGTGGCCCACAGCGGCCGGCTATGGGTGGCGGTGGGGGAACAGGGCACCGTCCTGACCTCCCCCGACGGCATCCGCTGGCACAAGGCGGTCCTGGAGGGGGCCCCCTTCCTCACGGGAGTGGCCTGGAACGGAAGCCGCTTCGTGGCGGTGGGCTGGGGCCTGGCCCTCTACACCTCCGAGGAGGGCTTTACCTGGAAGCCCGTCCACCCCGGCACCGGACAACAGCTTTGGAGCGTGGCCTTTGGGCCCCAGGGCTTCGTGGCCGTGGGGCACGAGGGGCCCATGGGGGTCGTCCTTTTCTCCCCAGAGGGCACCGCCTGGACCCTCGAGGCCCGGACGCCCGCCTGGCTCCTCGGCGTGGGCTGGGGCGGGAAGGGGTACGTGGCGGTGGGAGAGGGCATCCTCCTCTCCTCGGCCGATGGCAAGGAGTGGTGGCAAAGGGAAATCCCCGTGCGAAAGAGGCTTTTTGGGGTGGCCTACGGCGAAGACCGCTTCGTGGCGGTGGGAGAGGCCCTGCTCCTTTCCCGGGACGGGAAGGCCTGGGAAGCCTTTCCCCTGCCCGAGGAGGAAACCCTGCTGGGGGTGGCCCATGGGCAGGGGACCTTTTTGGCGGCGGGGGAAAGGGGAAGCCTCTACGCCTCTAAAGACGGCCTGCGCTGGGAAAAGGTGCTCTCCCTGGGACGCCCCTGGCTCAAGGGTCTGGCCTTCGGCCGAGGGCGCTTCCTCGCCAGCGGCCACGGCTCGGTCCTGGTGGCCCGGAAGGGCTGGGACTGGGAGGAGGCCAACACCCGGCACCTGCCCAAACATCTCCCCAGCGTGGCCCATGGCGATGGGCGCTTCGCCCTGGTGGGGCATCCTAGCCCGGGAGAGGGGCTCGTGGCCTTTTCCGAAGACGGCCTCACTTGGGACGAGGCCCATCCTCTCGGCAACGAACCCGAGGGCATTGCCCACGGCGGAGGAAGGTTCGTGGTGGTGGGCAACTGCGGAACCCTCCTCACCCGGCCCTGA
- a CDS encoding TIGR00282 family metallophosphoesterase, which produces MRVLFIGDVMAEPGLRAVSLHLPDIRDQYDLVIANGENAAKGKGLDRRSYRILREAGVDLVSLGNHAWDHKEVYDLLEREPVVRALNYPPGTPGRGWWRLSAGGESLLFVQVMGRIFMDPLDDPFRALDALLAQESADYILVEVHAEATSEKMALAHYLDGRVTAVLGTHTHVPTLDAMRLPKGTLYQTDVGMTGTYESIIGGEVETFLARFLTGRPQPFRAAQGKARFHATELVLEGGKGASIGPYVWEEP; this is translated from the coding sequence ATGCGGGTCCTTTTCATCGGCGACGTGATGGCCGAGCCCGGCCTAAGGGCGGTGAGCCTCCACCTGCCGGATATCCGGGATCAGTACGATCTGGTCATAGCCAACGGGGAGAACGCCGCCAAGGGCAAGGGGCTGGACCGCCGTTCCTACCGCATCCTGCGCGAGGCGGGGGTGGATTTGGTTTCCCTGGGCAACCACGCCTGGGACCACAAGGAGGTCTACGACCTTTTGGAGAGGGAACCGGTGGTCCGGGCCCTCAACTACCCCCCGGGTACCCCAGGGCGGGGCTGGTGGCGGCTAAGCGCAGGGGGGGAGAGCCTCCTTTTTGTGCAGGTGATGGGCCGCATCTTCATGGATCCCCTGGACGATCCCTTCCGCGCCCTGGATGCCCTTTTGGCCCAGGAAAGCGCGGATTACATCCTGGTGGAGGTGCACGCCGAGGCCACCAGCGAGAAGATGGCCCTGGCCCACTACCTGGATGGCCGGGTTACCGCCGTGCTGGGCACCCACACCCACGTGCCCACCCTGGACGCCATGCGCCTGCCCAAGGGAACCCTGTACCAAACCGATGTGGGCATGACCGGCACCTACGAGTCCATCATCGGGGGGGAGGTGGAGACCTTTTTGGCCCGCTTTCTCACGGGTAGGCCCCAGCCCTTTAGGGCGGCCCAGGGAAAGGCCCGCTTCCACGCCACGGAGCTGGTTCTGGAGGGGGGCAAGGGGGCTTCCATAGGCCCTTACGTGTGGGAGGAGCCTTGA
- the recO gene encoding DNA repair protein RecO, whose protein sequence is MERYRLEEGVVVGRKALPQGDLLLRFLTPQGSLEAVARKGVRPSGRSGRLSLFHHVRFQVYAKGEGLPTLTQAELLGRLHGLEEPQRFLLASFLAELSYRLASPEAAPRIYPVFISGLRGIAKHPRPLLPLVWAGWRVVKAGGLGPNLLGPGLHLEAGRLGDKGVYLGEKGVEALRAILHLPGSEALPYLEEAPLERLLLALKHHAEEALGPLKTASALTAKL, encoded by the coding sequence GTGGAGCGCTACCGCCTGGAGGAAGGGGTGGTGGTGGGGCGTAAGGCCCTACCCCAAGGGGATCTCCTCCTGCGTTTCCTGACCCCTCAAGGGAGCCTCGAGGCCGTGGCCCGCAAGGGGGTGCGGCCCTCGGGACGCTCGGGGAGGTTGTCCCTCTTCCACCACGTGCGCTTCCAGGTTTACGCCAAGGGGGAGGGCCTTCCCACCCTCACCCAGGCGGAGCTTCTCGGAAGGCTACACGGCCTCGAGGAACCCCAGCGCTTCCTGCTGGCCTCTTTTCTGGCGGAACTCTCCTACCGCCTGGCCTCCCCCGAGGCCGCCCCCAGGATCTACCCCGTGTTCATCTCGGGCCTGCGGGGCATCGCCAAACACCCCAGGCCCCTTCTGCCCCTGGTGTGGGCGGGCTGGCGGGTGGTGAAGGCGGGAGGCCTGGGTCCCAACCTTTTGGGGCCGGGTTTACACCTGGAGGCGGGCCGCCTTGGGGACAAGGGCGTCTACCTGGGGGAAAAGGGGGTGGAAGCCCTCAGGGCCATCCTCCACCTCCCGGGCAGCGAGGCCCTTCCCTATCTGGAAGAGGCTCCCTTGGAAAGGCTCCTCCTCGCCCTGAAACACCACGCGGAGGAGGCCCTAGGCCCCCTGAAGACCGCATCCGCGCTCACCGCGAAGCTATAG
- a CDS encoding NYN domain-containing protein, giving the protein MELGQHPDQRVGVFVDTQNLYHSARDYYERNVNFESLLRFAVGGRRLVRATAYVVEKEGDTSAWPFIYKLSTIGYRVRRMYLTVKELGEGGRPIYEGNWDMGIAADMVRLMPYLDVVVLGSGDGDFVEILEVLMERGIRVEVIAFRETTAQKLIDAVDRFVHLPEIPGAFMEPKNPER; this is encoded by the coding sequence ATGGAGCTCGGCCAGCATCCTGACCAGCGGGTGGGGGTCTTCGTGGACACCCAGAACCTCTACCACTCTGCCCGGGACTACTACGAGCGCAACGTGAACTTTGAGAGCCTCCTCCGCTTTGCCGTGGGGGGGAGGCGCCTGGTGCGGGCCACCGCCTATGTGGTGGAGAAGGAGGGGGACACCTCCGCCTGGCCCTTCATTTACAAGCTTTCCACCATCGGTTACCGCGTGCGGCGCATGTACCTCACGGTGAAGGAGCTGGGCGAGGGAGGGAGGCCCATTTACGAGGGCAACTGGGACATGGGCATCGCCGCGGACATGGTGCGGCTCATGCCCTACCTGGACGTGGTGGTCCTGGGAAGCGGGGATGGGGATTTTGTGGAGATCCTCGAGGTTCTCATGGAGCGGGGCATCCGGGTGGAGGTGATCGCCTTCCGGGAGACCACGGCCCAGAAGCTGATTGACGCCGTGGACCGCTTCGTGCACCTTCCGGAGATCCCTGGGGCCTTCATGGAGCCCAAAAACCCCGAGCGATGA
- a CDS encoding chorismate-binding protein, producing MAGTRPRGRTEAEDLDLERDLLASPKERAEHAMLVDLLRNDLARVALPGTVRVRELFTVERYAHVMHLVSEVEGHTRASLGEVFRSLFPGGTITGAPKGTVMAAIRELEPVPRGAYTGSLGYVSGRGADFNILIRSFQRVGEEVLFSAGAGIVIASDAEAEYQETLHKAESLLLALERGRPGRRPEPPKATAAWSPPPPPRRVRARVLFLENRDSFSYNLVDYLSALGAEVLVVDQEEAPSLQGFSHLVVGPGPKDPFTAGRVLEWTRRALGEGLPFLGVCLGHQALGVALGAELYREAPVHGEAHPIFHGGEALFAGLPNPLPFARYHSLALRGLPQGVRLLAWTGDGVPMAIWDGRRAYGVQFHPESILSPWGMELLARFLEGA from the coding sequence ATCGCCGGGACCCGGCCCCGGGGGCGGACGGAGGCGGAGGACCTGGACCTGGAAAGGGATCTTTTGGCCTCCCCCAAGGAGCGGGCGGAGCACGCCATGCTGGTGGACCTCCTCCGCAACGACCTGGCCAGGGTGGCCCTTCCGGGGACCGTGCGGGTGCGGGAGCTTTTCACCGTGGAGCGCTACGCCCACGTGATGCACCTGGTCTCCGAGGTGGAGGGCCACACCCGGGCCTCCTTGGGGGAGGTGTTCCGGAGCCTCTTCCCCGGGGGCACCATCACCGGGGCCCCCAAGGGCACGGTGATGGCGGCCATCCGCGAGCTGGAGCCTGTGCCCCGGGGGGCCTACACCGGGAGCCTGGGGTACGTCTCGGGCCGAGGGGCGGACTTCAACATCCTCATCCGCTCCTTCCAGCGGGTGGGGGAGGAGGTGCTCTTTTCCGCGGGGGCGGGGATCGTCATCGCCTCCGACGCCGAGGCCGAGTACCAAGAGACCCTGCACAAGGCGGAAAGCCTCCTCCTGGCCCTGGAACGGGGCCGCCCGGGCCGGAGGCCGGAACCGCCCAAGGCCACCGCCGCCTGGAGCCCGCCCCCACCCCCTAGGCGGGTGCGGGCCCGGGTCCTCTTCCTGGAGAACCGGGACTCCTTCAGCTACAACCTGGTGGACTACCTGAGCGCCCTGGGGGCGGAGGTCTTGGTGGTGGACCAGGAGGAGGCGCCTAGCCTCCAGGGCTTCAGCCACCTGGTGGTGGGGCCTGGGCCCAAGGACCCCTTCACCGCGGGGCGGGTTCTGGAATGGACCCGAAGGGCCTTGGGGGAGGGCCTTCCCTTTCTGGGGGTTTGTTTGGGCCACCAAGCCCTGGGGGTGGCCTTGGGGGCGGAGCTCTACCGGGAGGCCCCCGTGCACGGGGAGGCGCATCCCATTTTCCACGGGGGGGAGGCCCTCTTTGCGGGCCTGCCCAACCCCCTCCCCTTTGCCCGTTACCACTCCTTGGCCCTGAGGGGCCTTCCCCAGGGGGTACGCCTCCTGGCCTGGACGGGGGATGGGGTCCCCATGGCCATCTGGGACGGCAGGCGGGCCTATGGCGTCCAGTTCCACCCGGAGAGTATCCTGTCCCCGTGGGGGATGGAGCTTTTGGCCAGGTTCCTGGAGGGGGCCTGA
- the greA gene encoding transcription elongation factor GreA gives MKKPVYLTPEGFRRLQEELHHLKTTKRQEISADFEQALEEGDLRENAGYDEARRAMWQNEARIAQLEDLLARAVVVEGNGSYDQVALGCQVELETESGERLSLAIVGSHEADIFSGKISDESPLGQALLGKKVGDVVEIRGKKGAQVYTILEIKPL, from the coding sequence ATGAAGAAGCCGGTTTACCTGACCCCGGAAGGCTTTAGGCGCCTTCAGGAGGAACTGCATCACCTGAAAACCACCAAGCGGCAGGAGATTTCCGCCGACTTTGAACAGGCCTTGGAGGAAGGGGACCTGAGGGAGAACGCGGGCTACGACGAGGCGCGCCGGGCCATGTGGCAGAACGAGGCCCGGATCGCCCAGCTGGAGGACCTCCTGGCCCGGGCGGTGGTGGTGGAGGGGAATGGCTCCTACGACCAGGTGGCCTTGGGCTGCCAGGTGGAGCTGGAAACCGAGTCCGGGGAAAGGCTCTCTTTGGCCATCGTGGGGAGCCACGAGGCCGACATTTTCAGCGGCAAGATCTCCGACGAGTCCCCCCTGGGCCAGGCGCTTTTGGGCAAGAAGGTGGGGGACGTGGTGGAGATCCGGGGCAAGAAGGGGGCCCAGGTCTACACCATCCTGGAGATCAAGCCCCTATAG
- a CDS encoding phosphoenolpyruvate carboxylase yields MTRGKEDSFELLRAEVDLLGRLLGEAIRAVSGERFFALVEEVRLLAKARRQGDEGASALLLKRVEGLSLEEAEALVRAFTHYFHLVNLAEERHRVRVNRLRAQAETPENPRPEGFLALAQALKERGLSLEAVEAHLNRLELWLTFTAHPTETRRRTLRYHLERLQEELEAQDQARLAARVALLYATEEVRKARPAVEDEIKGGLYYLPTTLWRAVPRLVEGLEAALEQVYGRRPRLKSPVRFRSWIGGDRDGNPFVTPEVTAFAGRYARQVARERFLQELENLVRDLSLSETKVPAPRGIREGGEGVERFPGEPYRRFFAQLYARLEREEVSTEELLRALRMAEEGLATVGLGQVAHSFFRPLEVRLLAFGLELAPLDLREESQKLLEAVHELLAVGGVHPGFLSLSPEEREALLTRELASARPLLPVGEEPKTQALRVALGALRAWRDKGAHVVSMTHHPADILAVFLLAREVGLYRPGRALPFDVVPLFETLEDLRRAPEVVRRLLNNPVFAAHARERGGVEVMIGYSDSNKDAGFLAANLALYEVQEALAQVGEEVGLPIFFFHGRGTSTARGGGPAGRAIASLPPRSVGHRIRLTEQGEALADRYSHPELAVRHLEQLLFHFAQAALGEGVEPKPEWREALWRAGEESVRRYRALLAQEGFFPFFEALTPIREIGELPIASRPVYRHGRVREIRDLRAIPWVMAWTQVRLLLPGWYGLSALEILPLDLLRRMYRDWPFFATTLESAAMALAKADVRVAALYLRLVPERLHPLFHGIAQEYQRTVALLESIFQAPLLHNQRTLERQIALRNPYVDPINFVQVELLRRYRAPGGREDEALKKALLLSLLGVAAGLRNAG; encoded by the coding sequence TTGACGCGGGGAAAGGAGGACTCCTTTGAACTGTTGCGGGCGGAGGTGGACCTTTTGGGCCGCCTTCTGGGGGAGGCCATTCGGGCGGTCTCGGGGGAGCGGTTTTTCGCCCTGGTGGAGGAGGTGCGCCTCCTTGCCAAGGCCCGGCGGCAAGGGGACGAGGGGGCGAGCGCCCTCCTCCTAAAGCGGGTGGAGGGGCTTTCCCTGGAGGAGGCGGAGGCCCTGGTGCGGGCCTTTACCCATTACTTCCACCTGGTGAACCTGGCGGAGGAAAGGCACCGGGTGCGGGTAAACCGGCTCAGGGCCCAGGCGGAAACCCCGGAAAACCCCAGGCCCGAGGGCTTCCTGGCCCTAGCCCAGGCCCTGAAGGAAAGGGGGCTTTCCCTCGAGGCGGTGGAGGCCCACCTGAACCGCCTGGAGCTATGGCTCACCTTCACCGCCCATCCCACCGAGACCCGCCGGCGGACCCTAAGGTATCATCTGGAAAGGCTACAAGAGGAGCTGGAGGCCCAGGACCAGGCCCGTTTGGCGGCCAGGGTGGCCCTGCTTTACGCCACCGAGGAGGTGCGCAAGGCCAGGCCCGCGGTGGAGGACGAGATCAAGGGGGGGCTTTACTACCTGCCCACCACCCTCTGGCGGGCGGTGCCCAGGTTGGTGGAGGGCCTCGAGGCGGCCCTGGAGCAGGTGTATGGCCGACGGCCCCGCCTGAAGAGCCCGGTGCGCTTTAGGAGCTGGATCGGGGGCGACCGGGATGGCAACCCCTTCGTCACCCCAGAGGTGACCGCCTTCGCCGGCCGCTACGCCCGCCAGGTGGCCCGGGAACGGTTCTTACAGGAGCTGGAGAACCTGGTGCGGGACCTCTCGCTCTCCGAAACCAAGGTGCCGGCCCCCCGGGGGATCCGGGAGGGGGGAGAGGGGGTGGAACGCTTTCCCGGCGAACCCTACCGCCGCTTCTTTGCCCAGCTTTACGCCCGGCTGGAAAGGGAAGAGGTGAGCACCGAGGAGCTTTTGAGGGCCCTGCGGATGGCGGAGGAGGGGTTGGCCACGGTGGGCCTAGGGCAGGTGGCCCATTCCTTTTTCCGCCCCCTCGAGGTCCGCCTTCTCGCCTTCGGCCTGGAGCTTGCCCCCTTGGACCTGAGGGAGGAGTCCCAGAAGCTCCTGGAGGCTGTCCATGAGCTTCTGGCCGTGGGGGGTGTCCATCCTGGCTTCCTCTCCCTTTCCCCGGAGGAGAGGGAGGCGCTGCTCACCAGGGAGCTGGCCAGCGCCCGGCCCCTACTGCCCGTGGGGGAGGAGCCCAAAACCCAGGCCTTGCGGGTGGCCCTGGGGGCCCTTAGGGCCTGGCGGGACAAGGGGGCCCACGTGGTTTCCATGACCCACCATCCGGCGGACATCCTGGCGGTGTTCCTCCTGGCGCGGGAGGTGGGGCTTTACCGCCCCGGGCGCGCCCTGCCCTTTGACGTGGTGCCCCTCTTTGAGACCCTGGAGGATCTACGCCGGGCCCCGGAGGTGGTCCGCCGCCTCCTGAACAACCCCGTGTTCGCGGCCCATGCCCGGGAGCGGGGCGGCGTGGAGGTCATGATCGGCTACTCCGATTCCAACAAGGATGCGGGCTTTTTGGCCGCCAACCTGGCCCTGTATGAGGTCCAGGAGGCCTTGGCCCAGGTGGGGGAGGAGGTGGGCCTGCCCATTTTCTTCTTCCACGGGCGGGGCACCTCCACCGCCCGGGGGGGTGGGCCCGCGGGCCGGGCCATCGCCAGCCTCCCTCCCCGGAGCGTGGGCCACCGCATCCGGCTCACGGAGCAAGGGGAGGCCCTGGCGGACCGGTACAGCCATCCCGAGCTGGCCGTGCGCCACCTGGAGCAGCTTCTCTTCCACTTCGCCCAGGCGGCCTTAGGGGAGGGGGTGGAACCCAAACCCGAGTGGCGGGAGGCCCTCTGGCGGGCGGGGGAGGAGAGCGTGCGCCGCTACCGGGCCCTTTTGGCCCAGGAGGGCTTCTTTCCCTTCTTTGAAGCCCTCACCCCCATCCGGGAGATCGGGGAACTCCCCATCGCCAGCCGCCCCGTCTACCGGCACGGCCGGGTGCGGGAGATCCGGGACCTCCGGGCCATCCCCTGGGTGATGGCCTGGACCCAGGTGCGCCTTCTCCTCCCCGGGTGGTATGGGCTCAGCGCCCTGGAGATCCTGCCCCTGGACCTCCTAAGGCGCATGTACCGGGACTGGCCTTTCTTTGCCACCACTTTGGAAAGCGCTGCCATGGCCTTGGCCAAGGCGGACGTGAGGGTGGCGGCCTTGTACCTGCGCCTGGTGCCGGAAAGGCTCCATCCTCTTTTCCACGGCATCGCCCAGGAGTACCAGAGGACGGTGGCGCTTCTGGAGAGCATCTTCCAGGCCCCCCTCCTCCACAACCAACGGACCTTGGAGCGGCAGATCGCCCTGCGCAACCCCTACGTGGACCCCATCAACTTTGTCCAGGTGGAGCTCCTCCGCCGCTACCGCGCCCCTGGGGGCCGGGAGGACGAGGCCTTGAAGAAGGCCCTTCTCCTCTCCCTCCTGGGGGTGGCGGCGGGCCTCCGAAACGCGGGGTAA